The Drosophila nasuta strain 15112-1781.00 chromosome 2R, ASM2355853v1, whole genome shotgun sequence genome segment TTTATCAAACTTCCATGGGCGATCGATAACAAGCACAACAGAATACTTCACTATTCCAAGGTCGAAAAAGCATGACGTTGGAGCATTATCTGGTATAACGAAGTTAAATGGGATTGTGTAGGTGCCAGCCGCTAGGGACGTCGCTTCAATAATGTTAACTCGTGTATCCACTATTTTTTCTATGCCGCTCTTCATAGGTACATTTCTGTATTCATTTACAAACACTATTCCCTCTCCCCGCAATTGTATGTAGACCGCTTTTCGGAACGAAAGAGAATTTCCATATTAAGAGAGAGtgatagaaataaaaaaaaacctcaTAAGCATGTTGCTTTTGACATGATTTAAGCTAACACCTACCATGAACGGGTTTATCCGTGGTTGTAGTTAAAACAAATTGGCCTCTAACAGATTCACCGGCTTTGTAATTCCTTTTGTTTTGATCAAATGTGGCAAAACAAGTTgtcatttttaaacaattattcGAAGCAGCGTCACTCGAAGCCGCCTTTAATCTGAGCAACACGCTAAAGAAAGTGCCGAAATTTCAGGCCTGGAACTACAATTGAGAAAGACTGTCAAAAGCTTTCTTTATTGTCTGTGGGCGCATGGATGTTCATGGCAACATATTTATGTGACATCATCAGCTGGGAGCGCATACTCATAACAACGCGAAAAGCTCAAACTGAAAAGCATAAAATACAATGGgagcaaaataataatgagagCCACGCAGCACAGTGCTGAGCCAAACGTGTACTATTCTTCTTTTTGTGAAAGCTACAAAATCTTTGATGTTAACATCATCTGATgaattaatataaacatatgtaaatacGTATGTagatataaattaaaatatatatatgtatgtatatgtacatacgtatgtacatTGTATGTACTACAATTAAGAAACAATGAcgaacaaaatatttttttttaattgttcgTTATTATAGCACGCTATCAGTTAGTCCAAATCATCTCTTTCACTTGAATAACCAGCAGCTTTCGATTTTGCCTTAAAGATatattggaaatattttaCTTAGAACAAATGAATCTGTGAAATAAGGTCTTACCTATAGTTATTGTTAAATCTACATTATATGTTTGTATCCTTATTTTTGGTATCAAAAAGAGAAGATTAAAGATAATATCTTTTTatctttttgtttaaatacatattattacTTGTAACTAAGGCGTATTGAATGGGTCAAGAAAAAACTTAcgaaaaaaaaccaattagGATTTTATGTGGGAAtgaataataatcatattttaatatttgctgtCCGTAGGGCAGAAGTGTTTTCAAGATCGTGCAGGAGGGAAAGTATGCAATATGCAGAAGGCGGTATTTATATCCATCCCATAAAgtacatatgggtaattctctggtaaatgtcgcgtgcgaacAGTTTtacagtgacaaaaaaaacataaactaaaacaatttgaaaaataagtgaaggttattcttaaagctttggattagcactatttttagagctaagattgattttaggaaattgttctgttttacgataaaatataaaaatatgttcattttttggttttgcgtacgaatttgttaatttttgcaattatcagaacagaaaacaaaacagaaaaacatttttaaaaccattcttagctctaattaaagtactaatctagagctataaaaataaccttttcttatttttaaaattgtttcagaatatgttttttttgtcactgaaAAGCTGCTCGCACATccctcagagaattacccatatatgggttcttgatcaacgtcaacagccgagattTCTGTGACTATTTGTAGGTTATaacaatcttaaatcaagattgttatgctaaatttgtattttaagattaaaaacatcttatttgaagattaaaatttcaatttaataatattttagtctAAATTGAAGACTCTAGTCGGTTCGTATATATAAAAGGATTATATATTatcatttgtaattaaaaaaaaagaacatgcggtaagaataaaatgaaaataaagataGTACAAAATAGCTTAAAGCAACAAACATATTAAGACTTAAATAAAGATACttgattttgttaaaatacttttttttatcgaaATGAGAATGTTATACTCAAATTATTGTATCTCAATGATatcattatattaaaaatatatagtggcgaaacatttgaaattgcaaCTATTGCCGAccaaaaaacttttgtttgtcAATGAATccattaaaacaataaaatacagaCAAGTTGAAGTTATTTATTGTTCATGTAGAGTGACCAATGATATATCTGCcgataatataaatataacataaatatatggaTGAGCTGGGTAATTTTACGTAAACCTAAttacaaacatttcatttgaaatattattaaacaagtgcgctcgactatgagatacccgctaccctttttgaataaaaggaaTAAAAGGAAGgattgcggtattttttaaaatataccaaaaaatcgaaaaatattaaaaatataccaaatggtatatttgttatatcgatatagtaccacatttaaaatataccatagacggcacaatataccagattgtcagccaagcaactaagacccctagtaagtaggcgtttttgcccataaaaactatttttttaataacatccacaatttttaacgaagcgcaaccaaattttcaggaatcataactactattgttattattgtattgttaGTATtgcaaaattcgcagctctagctttaaaattacgtgtgttattcgattttttttatttgcgagAGCGGAAGGGGgcttggcaaaaatttgaaacaatctgcgtgcaaacatatgaaatgctgtcgaaaaatattatagctctatctcttatagtttgtaagatccagtgtttcatacggacagacacacagatgGACACGGCTAAATCTTCTCcgctattgatgctgatcaagaatatataatcTTTACGGggttggagatgcctccttctgtgttacatacatttcctgaaggcacaaagttataatacccttctaccttatgggtagcgggtataaaaagagttgtattaaattttctaCATTCTACTAATAAAAACttccttttcattttcacaAAAATCTTTTGAATCTTCGCACCtgttcttaaaaaaaaatctaattattttctattgaTTTAAATGAAGTAGCCAAGCATTTCTTTTGCATTATGGAAATCCTCAAATGCATActttaataaatgcataatcTTTTGTGTTAgatgtattttataaatacagtATTACaaagaatattatataaaatagacaaatgtatattattttgtattttaaagaaatgcaGGTATGTATATTCAagtatttgtgtatatttgtatttgtatttccaTTGCAATGCCATCCGAGTGCTCGAAAGAAACTCAATCGGTTTCGGCAATTGGTGCTGTTGCAGTACAACTTTCGGTTGGATTTTGAATACTCTGTATCAGAGGTTCGGTGCCAATTATGATCGGTGTATCTATGTTCCAATTTAAACAAAAGCCATATTGCATGCTGATCCCAATCGCATATCGTACTTTTATAATTCGGCCTATTGCATCTATAGATGTGGGTGGCACGGGTGGTACTACTAGAGTAGCCCTAATCAAGCGCTTCGATAATCGTTTTACAGATTCTGTGAGTACACATGATGCGAGAGTCTTTTCACGTTCACGGGGTTTAGCAATTGAGCGAGTTGACCCGAAGCTCATGATTTGTTTAAGGCATAGCTGGACATTTTGCAAATCATTGCCTACCGACTGGTTATCAATGCATACAGTGCAGCTGATCTTTTGACCAGGCACATAGCCTCCGAAAGGTATCGTTAGAGTCAGATTGGCTGGACCTGAAGAAAAGGGCCAGCAGCAAAGGCTCTTAATATGTTCGCTTTCAATGGGAATctaggggagagagagaaatattTAAGTTGTCGACATGAAGAATCTAATGGACGTACCTTTGCTTCTTCTAATAAGTTAAGATTGTTCGGCTGTATTACTCTAATCGCCTCTTTATATATATGGTCAGAGTGCCAAAAACGATCAATAATTAATGCAACGTGATAGAATATTCTTCCACATGGAGATTCGCATGATGATGGGCATGTCAATGGGAGCGTAAAGTTAAATGCATAGTTGTAAGTGCCTGGAGAAAGTTCTATCGCGTTACTGTAATCCATACGTTCGCTTAAATAACACTGAGTTCCGTATTGCATGGGACTTGACGCGTTTTCATATGGCATCACATTTGCCTCGCCTTccaataatatataaatagctATTTGGACCaagagaataaaatatttagatattggaagagagagagagaataagcAGAGTTCAATTAATagctatacatacatatatacaaataaaataataattacaattaactGAAAGTGTATCCGATGTTGTCATCACAAATTGTCCTCTGATTTCCTCGCCGCCATAGAAAATAGCACTGCCCTTTTCGAACTGAACAAAGGTTCTTATAGGCATTTTCGAGAGATATATTATATCTTATTGTGAATGTTTGTAGAAAGCGACGCACGTCTATCCAGATGCGAAGCAGAAATATACTGCCGAAATTTTGTTTGGAATCAAAtgttttttggcaaaaaataTAAGCAAAGCTTATAATGACGTCACCACTTAAGAGTTCAAAGAGAGCGCCAAAGCTTATAGTACACAAGGGAGGGAAAATCAAGATAAAGAGTAAACAAATATTCTGGTGTTCActcttatttttatattaataagagtgtatgaaataaaataaacaagtcCGCACACATCGAGTTCACATTTACCAAGCACAgaacttttataaatataagtgGGCTGTGcactatatttaaattaataccttTCGCTACATTCGAGTTCTTTGAGTGataagtgaaataaattcattgataataatttgtaCAAAGAAACGAATCAGGATATGTTTCAATTgacaaatgttaaataaaaattaaaaacaatttagaaagctacagttgagaaAAAcaatgcagtattattcttagaatacacaaaacaattataccacaaaaatactaaaatatacctatcGTTATAATtcgtatattaatatagtactacgattaaaatatttcaaagagaataaaatataccagattgtcagcaaaGGCTAGGAGTTTTcctccatacaaaagtatacaCTGAAAGTGCCGTGgcaaaaattgtaaacaaacttaatctaCATGCAAGGACAACAAGTTCTGTTattatctctatctcttatagtttcCGAGATCTATGTGTTCATAGATGACTATATCGTGTtggttgttgacgctgatcaagaatatatacttattacggggttggagatgcctccttctgtgttacatacatttcctgaaggcacaaagttataatacccttctaccctatgggtagcgggtataaaaaagttgtattaaattttctaCATTCtactattaaaaaatttcttttcattttcacaaAAATCTTTTGAATCTTCGCacagtatttttttctgttgtttatTGGGTTACACCTGTTcttaaaacaaaagacaatcaaattattttctattgaTTTAAGTGAATGAGTCAAGCATTACTTTTGCATTATGGAAATCCTCAAATGCATACTTTAATAAATGTGTTAgatgtattttataaatacagtATTACaaagaatattatataaaatagacaaatgtatattatattatatttaaataaatgcaggtatatttgagtatttgtgtatatttgtatttgtatttccaTTGCAATGGAAACAACTCAATACATTTGGTGTCTTTAACTATAGCCGAGCGAGTGTTCGAAAGAAACTCAATCGGTTTCGGCAATTGGTGCTGTTGCAGTACAACTTTCGGTTGGATTTTGAATAATCTGTATCAGAGGTACGGTGCCAATTATGATCGGTGTATCTATGTTccaatttaaacaaaaaccatATTGCATGCTGATTCCAATCGCATATCGtacttttataatttgatcTATTGTCTCAATTACCTCTAGTGTTGTGGGTGGCACGGGTGGTACTACTAGAGTAGCCCTTATCAAGCGCTTCGATAACCGTTTTACACATTCTGAGAGTACACATGATACGAGAGACTTTTCACGTACGCGCGGCCTATCCATTGAGCGAGTTGACGCGTAGCTCATGATTTGTTTAAGGCATAGCTGGACATTTTGCAAATCATTGCCTACCGACTGGTTATCAATGCATACAGTGCAGCTGATCTTTTGACCAGGCACATAGCCTCCGAAATGTATCGTTAGAGTTAGATTGGCTGGACCTGAAGAAAAGGGCCAGCAGCAAAGGCTCTTAATATGCTCGCTTTCAATGGGAATCTAGGGGAGAAAGAGAAATATTTCAGTTGTCGACATGAAGAATCTAATGGACGTACATACCTTCGCTTCTTGTAATAGGTTAAGATTGGTCGGCTGTATTAGTTGTATCGCCTCTTTGTATACATGGTCAGAGTGCCAAGAACGATCGATAACTAATATAACGTGGTAGAAAATTTTTCCACATGGGGATACACATGATGATGGACATGTCAACGGGGCGGTAAAGTTAAATGCATAGTTGTAAGTGCCTGGAGAAAGTTCTATCGCGTTACTGTAATCCATACGTTCACTTAAATAACGCTGAGTTCCGTATTCCATGGGACTTGACGCGTTTTCATATGGCATCACATTTGCCTCGCCTTccaataatatataaatagctGTTTGGACCAagaaagttaaatatttagaaattggaaaagagagagagagagagagaaagtgagagagtgagaataAGCAGAGTTCAATCAATAGCTcatacgtatgtacatacatacatacatatatacaaataaaataataattacaattaactGAAAGTTTATCCGATGTTGTTGTCACAAATTGTCCTCTGATTTCCTCGCCGCCATAGAAAATAGCACTGCCCTTTTCGAACTGAGCAAAGGTTCTTATAGGCATTTTCGAgagatatatttataataatagtatCTTAATATCTTATTGTGAATGTTTGCAGTAAGCGACGCACGTCTATCCAGACGCGAAGCATAAATATGCTTCCGAAATTTTGTTTGGaatcaaatgtttttttggcaaaaaaataagcaaagctTATAATGACGTCACCAGTTAAGAGTTCAAAGAGAGCGCCAAAGCTTATAGTATACAAGGGAGGGAATAGCAAGATAAAGAGTAAATTAAGACTCTGTTGTTCActcttgtttttatattaccAAGagtctataaaataaaataagcaaatcCGCACACATCGAGTTCACATTTACCAAGCACAgaacttttataaatataagtgGGCTGTGcactatatttaaattaataccttTCGCTACATTCGAGTTCTTTGAGTGATAAGTGAAATCAATTCattgataataatttgtaCAAAGAAATGAATTAGGATATGTTTCAATTgacaaatgttaaataaaaattaaaaacaatttagaaagctacaaagtacaccaacttaatataccgcaaaaatactaaaatataccaaaagctataatttgtatatttatatagtactacattcaaaacatttcaaatagaacaaaatataccaaattgtcagccaaagtgAGGGGTTTCcacaaatgcacaaaattatTGTGCCCTTCTATGGGTagcagaaataaaaaaaatatatttttttacagtTTTGCACTGCAGtttttaatgtatatatatatatatatataggctaatttaatttacaaatgaattttttgGTCAAATTTATCTGGAAATTCATTACAAAATAacatgttatttttataacaagTTATATTGTTTCTCTAATAATTTTAGTATGTACCAATTATGAATGTGTTTATGAGTGTATATATGcgaataattacaaaattctgATTTTACTCGTCAAGTTATTGTAAACAGAGTTAGTAGGATTATCTCAAGTTGttcataaattgaatattaaaacaattaagatTTTGTTGTGtcaatcattttatatattttcaggTACAATAAATTAGAGTGGTTTATCTATAGgtactttctttttttatgcgggaatattttttatttaatatattattacgTGTGGAAAATGTAACATTATTCATTTCCAGTGTATTtgtttctaaattaaaaaagttcatATCAGTAAAACaccatacaaatatttatgcgtGCTTTGACTTACCGCAATTGTCAAGGCTTGGAGCCGATGGTTCTGTTGTTTCCGCTGGAGTGTCAGGTGTCTGAGGCTCCCATTCCGTCTCCGCAATTGGAGCCGTTTCAGATGTTGGAATTTGAATACTCTTTATCAAAGATTTGGTTCCAATAACGATCGGTGTATCTATGTTCCAATTTGAGCAATAACCATGTTTCATACTTATTGTAACAACATATCgtatttctataatttgcCGTTTTCTTGTTGAGGGTGGCACAAATGGCATTTGTAGAGAACCATTCAATAAACGTTTTGACAATCGGTTTACACATTCTGTGAGTACACATGATGTGAGCAAATATTCATGTTCGCGTTCCCTAGAAAATCCTTCAGGTGCGGTTGTCGAGAATCTCATGATCTGTTTCAAGGATAGCTGGACATTGTGCAAATCATTGCCTACCGCTTGGTTATCGATGCATACGGTACAGTTAATCTTTTCGCCAGGCACATAGCCTCCGAAGGGTATCGTTAGGCTCAGAGAAACTGGACCCGAAGAAAAGGGCCAACAACAAAGGCTCTTGATATATTCGTTTTCAATAGGAATCTAGGGGAGAATGAGAAATGTTTACATTGTTAACATGAAGAATGTATGAACATACCTTTAGGTCTCGGTATCTGTTAAGATTATAAGGCTGtattacatttattgtttctttGAATACTTCGTCTGAGTGCCTATAGCGATCAATAACTAATGAAATCTGATAGGATATGCTTCCAATTTACGCCTCACATGATGACGGACATCTCAACGGGAGCATAAAGTTGAATGAGTAGTTGTAGGTGCCTGCAGGAAGTTTTCTTCCACCAACACAATCCACGtgtgtatttaaatatgaCTCAACTCCCTTAACCATTGGACTAGACGTGTTTTCGAATGGGTACACTCTTCCCTCGCCtgttaataatatataaatagctACTTGACAGTTGAATAAATTCTTTACATTGGAGAAAAAAGttataattacaattgatGTTTATCTCTTCGGTtgtgcataaaacaaattgtcCTTTGAATTCCTCGCCGCTACAGAAAGTCGAATTGTCTCGAGCAAATTGATGTTAAATTTGTGTATACTCGTATTATGTATTACTCGTATTGTGAGTCTCTGTAGTAAGCGAAGAACTTTTATCAAACCGGCAAGCAGAACTAAACTGCCGAATTCTCGTTTAAAATCCAATTGCTTTTGGCAAAAAGTGTAAGCAAAGCTAATAATGACATCTTAAGTTAAGAGTACCAAAGCTTGCGGTGTAAGAGCGTgggaaaaaaaacatttggtTTGAATACCTTGTTTACTTTTCTCTTTAAACTTAATGCAACAAATGAAGTAAAATAGACGAGTATTAGCGCGAGCCGAAACAATATGTGAATTGTATGTTGTATAGCATAAGATCTCGTTTTTCTTGACTACAAAAACGACTTGCTACGGTCCTCCTTCTCcagttattaatttaataaaaaaatcatacaATTAGTTTAACTTCTTTATGTTAAAGTTTGTACccacatacattaaaataattgttctCAAAATGTGCTcagacataaataaaattattttgtttttaatattaaaaaaaaaatgtcattaaaacaaatttaattttttttatatgatgATCCTTTTTGTGGAATTgcatttatgaatttatttacaattaaaatacaatttttttaagctTAAGGCAACATATTAATCAAAAggtattataatttgaatagaaAGCCGTTATAAGTTTATGTTATATACGCGATTTTTTGTCTCCAGTGGGAATCGGAAATAATTTATCCCAAAACTTGTAACGTTGCTCATTGATGTTGCCAGATTTGATTGTCATTTCTTcatcaatttctaaatattttggATTTTCAGTATTATATAATGGCCAGTTTAAatcgcataaatatttatcagtTGAATTATTAGGATtgctaaaatatatcaataaatattataattttcactagtgtaaatataaaatgaatattattatttacctAGTTGAAGCAAATCCAGTCCACATACGCGTAAGTCGTTCGATAGTCGTATTTTCAGGATCGGTTATATTAAAGAGGGGAGATATGAGCGGCACTTGGAACAGATATAAGAGCTCATCGTGATGCATCGCCCCTACAATATAAGTAGTATGTCAAATATGTATTCACTTCAGAAATAAATCTACTCACCAAAAGTTTTATTAGTCTCAGGATCTTTAAGAAAACTGTAGCGTCCTTTGTAGCggaaataatatgtataaatcGGTGTATGAGGAGCCATCAAGCGCATAAATCGATTGTATCCAACACCTATAATTGCATCACTGTATAGTCTTCCAAGCGCTTGCAATGAACCAGGATTCTCAATAGCTTCCCCACCGAAATATTCATTGCGAAGAGCAGCACTTATTTCCTTAGAGTGGAGTGTGCCCCGTTCATATAGCAATACTATGGGTGCATAATGCTCCCAGTCGGAATTCAGCATGCCACGTAATGTATCATTTCGCAGATCAACTATACTCTGAATGAGATTAGCCATAATTCTTAATTGGGAGATAAATACTCACAGAATGCGGCCGACATAAACTCGAACTCGGTTATACCCGAAATGAGAGGCACCTTATAGAAATTTCCACTATGCGCAGTTTTATGAGGTTCTTCTATAAGGAAGCGTTCCTGTCCATGATCCTGTTCTACTACAATTTGCCAGTTGAAGATGGGATTCCAGCCAAACTCAAACATGTCATTGTAAGAGGTAACAAAGTCCATCATAGGTTTCTCGCGGAGGCAGCTGACCAAATCTTTTAGAGGTGTCTCCGGACACTTCAGTAAACGGGCCTGTCGCTGAGCCACCACTATGTCCGATGTATTATAGGCATATCTTCCGTATGGCGATGCACTCATACAGATTCCCCGATGAAAAAGTCCTCTAGACATTGGCGATAACATGTGTAATGCTATACTCACACTTCCCGCACTGTATCCCAGTAATGTAACTGATTTTGGGTCACCTCCAAAGTGATGAATATGCTGTTGAATCCAGCGAAGTGCCAGCACTTGATCCTTGAGACCTGCATTTCCAGGTGCATCTGCACTGTCTGTGGCGAGGAATCCCAGTGTACCCAGTCGATAATTCAGTGATACTAGCACACAATCACGATCCATTAAATTGGCTGGCCCTGCAAGATATTTGCTCTGCCCAGAGAACACATAGAAGCCACCTGGATGCAGAAATACAATCACAGGCAACCGGACACTTTTATTTAAGTTCTTCGTGTATACGTTGAGACGTAGACAGTCTTCTGAGACATCTGTCATATTGTCCCAAGGCTGAGGACACATGGGACCATCCTGACTAGCATCAAATGTAGCGGGTGCCCAGGGCTTCACAGGTTTTGGATTCTTGAAACGCAACTCCCAAGAGGCGGCTCTGCATAGCGTATGCCGCGAAAAGCGTGGAATGGAACTCCCAGTCTCGATGTTAGATTGACGCCATGAATCCGACCCAGATCCAAGTCGACCTCAACACCTAATACACCTGAGTGGAACCACAGGCACGCTATCACGAATAAACTGAACATCTTTCTGCTACGATGCAGTTCTTACTGATTTTACTCATGTgcaagtttgtttatttataggGCAAGTTAATGGTTCTCAGAACTCAATTCGTGGTTTTACCCAGCGCCGTTCTCTGATCGATTCAGATTATAATTACGAAACTTTTGAGCTTTAGCTCTGTTGAATGACAGTGTCAGTTGTCTGTATACGTTCTGGTAAtatagaatattatatttcgaaTAAGCTCTTGATTAACAACTGACTAAAAATTGTTGTAGTAGTTTGTTTTGGCTTCAGAGATAAAAGTTTTATGAggttttttaaatactaagaGATATTTTCGCTCATTTGAGTCAACAGGTGTGCAAAGAGAGATATTCTCTTAGTatacaactacaaaaatattatcattaaaacaaattttatttattt includes the following:
- the LOC132785767 gene encoding arrestin domain-containing protein 1-like, with translation MPIRTFVQFEKGSAIFYGGEEIRGQFVMTTSDTLSVNSIYILLEGEANVMPYENASSPMQYGTQCYLSERMDYSNAIELSPGTYNYAFNFTLPLTCPSSCESPCGRIFYHVALIIDRFWHSDHIYKEAIRVIQPNNLNLLEEAKIPIESEHIKSLCCWPFSSGPANLTLTIPFGGYVPGQKISCTVCIDNQSVGNDLQNVQLCLKQIMSFGSTRSIAKPREREKTLASCVLTESVKRLSKRLIRATLVVPPVPPTSIDAIGRIIKVRYAIGISMQYGFCLNWNIDTPIIIGTEPLIQSIQNPTESCTATAPIAETD
- the LOC132786246 gene encoding arrestin domain-containing protein 3-like; its protein translation is MPIRTFAQFEKGSAIFYGGEEIRGQFVTTTSDKLSVNSIYILLEGEANVMPYENASSPMEYGTQRYLSERMDYSNAIELSPGTYNYAFNFTAPLTCPSSCVSPCGKIFYHVILVIDRSWHSDHVYKEAIQLIQPTNLNLLQEAKIPIESEHIKSLCCWPFSSGPANLTLTIHFGGYVPGQKISCTVCIDNQSVGNDLQNVQLCLKQIMSYASTRSMDRPRVREKSLVSCVLSECVKRLSKRLIRATLVVPPVPPTTLEVIETIDQIIKVRYAIGISMQYGFCLNWNIDTPIIIGTVPLIQIIQNPTESCTATAPIAETD